The proteins below are encoded in one region of Phaseolus vulgaris cultivar G19833 chromosome 1, P. vulgaris v2.0, whole genome shotgun sequence:
- the LOC137816626 gene encoding probable serine/threonine-protein kinase SIS8, with protein sequence MPKMKHLLRKLHIGGGAATINHNHNHNHNALSSHAHHAPSTPALSSPTVVSDPTPAPSPVVEAQNDVAEFNLLQEEEFQMQLALAISASDSDRRDTAESAQIDAAKQISLGYSASFTDTQALVQFQSLRYWNYNVIGYDEKVMDGFYDVFGVTSNLVDRGKMPLLVDLQTAPVSRDVDCEVILVNHVVDLELNQLERKACSLVEECCVSELGLILSGLLQKLADVVVNRMGGPVLNAEKLTKRWAMRSCELRDSMLTIVLPLGCLDVGLSRHRALLFKVLADRINIPCMLVKGSYYTGTDDGAVNLIKADDGSEYIIDMMGAPGTLIPAEVPSSQLESNSFAVRGCAELVGQPDKTSSMVDDRTGVQGVLSDCGRVSTVGRVQTEELLVMGSQTNPDEINHVKVNESRRFEHTEAYECSSHTKPSPAENMHVKNVSKYVLSAAKDPEFAQKLHNVLLESGALPPPDLFSDINPQDRGVDKVNEKNVDSVQADTNRLLLLRYEKSLIPSHGLGSASDTRLCQSADWLSEQQKELQTDVEFYNSSQSDNTRNGFLNVSDRDIDVEKSNAMNVVLASIHSHNKIVKEKCSGSSVPKATLSCKMHNGIGCFCEDDENGYRKNVGASFNNSGLGKDSAVQRNEMEVNGDCYDGRNKEVDPVLGEGTEWEIQWEDLDIGERIGIGSYGEVYRADCNGTEVAVKKFLDQDFSGDALAQFKSEVEIMLRLRHPNVVLFMGAITRPPQFSILTEFLPRGSLYRLLHRPNLRLDEKKRLRMALDVAKGMNYLHTSHPPIVHRDLKSPNLLVDRHWIVKVCDFGLSRMKHHTFLSSKSCAGTPEWMAPEVLRNEPANEKCDVYSFGVILWELITARIPWKGLNPMQVVGAVGFQNKRLEIPEDVNPAVAQIIRDCWQTEPHLRPSFSQLMSRLYRLQHMVVPQTSSTH encoded by the exons ATGCCAAAGATGAAGCACCTGCTCAGAAAGCTTCACATCGGTGGTGGCGCTGCCACCATCAATCACAATCACAATCACAATCACAACGCATTGTCCTCGCACGCGCATCACGCTCCCTCCACTCCCGCGCTCTCTTCGCCCACCGTCGTTTCGGATCCGACGCCGGCTCCGAGCCCCGTCGTGGAGGCGCAGAACGACGTCGCCGAATTCAACTTGTTGCAGGAGGAGGAGTTTCAGATGCAACTAGCGCTCGCAATCAGCGCCTCCGATTCCGATCGCCGCGACACCGCGGAATCGGCGCAGATCGACGCCGCAAAACAGATCAGCCTTGGTTACTCTGCTTCGTTCACTGACACTCAAGCCCTAGTTCAGTTCCAATCGCTTCGTTATTGG AACTACAATGTGATTGGTTATGATGAAAAAGTGATGGATGGGTTTTATGATGTATTTGGGGTTACCTCAAATTTGGTTGATCGAGGGAAGATGCCATTGTTGGTGGATCTGCAGACGGCTCCTGTCTCGAGAGATGTTGATTGTGAGGTGATTTTGGTGAACCATGTGGTAGATCTTGAGCTCAATCAGCTTGAGAGGAAGGCGTGTAGTTTGGTTGAGGAGTGTTGTGTTTCTGAACTGGGACTGATTTTGAGTGGCTTGCTTCAGAAGCTCGCGGATGTTGTTGTTAATAGAATGGGTGGACCTGTTCTTAATGCTGAGAAACTTACTAAGAGGTGGGCTATGAGGAGTTGTGAGTTGCGGGATTCTATGCTGACCATTGTTCTTCCCCTTGGTTGTCTAGATGTTGGACTTTCACGTCACCGAGCCCTGCTTTTTAAG GTACTTGCTGATAGGATTAACATTCCCTGCATGCTGGTTAAAGGGAGCTATTATACAGGAACTGATGATGGGGCTGTGAATTTGATTAAAGCTGACGATGGAAG TGAATACATAATTGATATGATGGGTGCCCCTGGAACTCTTATTCCTGCCGAGGTACCCAGCAGCCAGCTCGAAAGCAACAGTTTTGCTGTTAGGGGTTGTGCAGAGCTTGTTGGACAACCAGACAAGACAAGTTCAATGGTAGATGATAGAACTGGTGTGCAAGGAGTCCTTTCTGATTGTGGTAGAGTTTCAACAGTGGGGAGGGTCCAGACAGAAGAATTATTAGTCATGGGCAGTCAAACAAATCCCGATGAAATTAATCATGTTAAAGTTAATGAGTCAAGGAGATTTGAACATACAGAAGCATATGAATGCTCTTCACATACGAAACCATCACCTGCTGAGAATATGCATGTAAAAAATGTCTCTAAGTATGTTCTCAGTGCAGCAAAGGACCCAGAATTTGCCCAAAAACTACATAATGTTCTACTAGAGAGTGGTGCCTTACCTCCTCCTGATCTTTTTTCAGATATAAATCCCCAAGATAGGGGTGTAGATaaagtaaatgaaaaaaatgttgATTCTGTTCAAGCTGACACAAAtaggttattattattaaggtATGAAAAGTCTCTCATACCCTCACATGGGTTGGGCTCTGCCAGTGATACTAGGTTATGTCAATCAGCTGACTGGTTATCTGAGCAACAAAAGGAATTGCAAACAGATGTTGAATTTTACAATTCATCACAGAGTGATAATACAAGGAATGGGTTTTTAAATGTTTCTGATAGAGATATTGACGTAGAGAAATCTAACGCAATGAATGTTGTTTTGGCTTCTATTCACTCACATAATAAGATAGTTAAAGAAAAGTGTAGTGGATCTTCCGTGCCCAAGGCAACTCTTTCCTGTAAAATGCATAATGGGATTGGGTGTTTCTGTGAAGATGATGAAAATGGTTATAGAAAGAATGTTGGAGCTTCTTTTAATAACAGCGGGTTGGGCAAAGATTCAGCTGTTCAAAGAAATGAGATGGAGGTTAATGGAGACTGTTATGATGGTAGAAACAAGGAAGTTGACCCAGTGCTTGGTGAAGGCACAGAATGGGAAATTCAATGGGAGGATCTTGATATTGGTGAGCGTATTGGTATTG GTTCGTATGGCGAAGTTTATCGTGCCGATTGCAATGGCACT GAAGTTGCTGTAAAGAAGTTTCTGGACCAAGATTTCTCTGGTGATGCACTAGCTCAGTTCAAATCTGAA GTTGAGATCATGCTAAGGCTGCGACATCCAAATGTTGTGCTCTTCATGGGAGCAATTACTCGGCCCCCGCAATTCTCTATCTTGACAGAATTTCTTCCAag AGGCAGTTTGTATAGGCTATTGCATCGTCCCAATCTTCGGCTTGATGAGAAGAAACGGTTGCGCATGGCTCTAGACGTG GCTAAGGGAATGAATTACTTGCACACGAGCCATCCTCCCATTGTACACCGAGATTTGAAATCTCCAAATCTTCTTGTTGACAGGCATTGGATTGTTAAG GTTTGTGATTTTGGTCTGTCAAGAATGAAGCACCATACATTTTTGTCATCAAAGTCTTGTGCTGGAACG CCTGAGTGGATGGCACCAGAAGTCTTGAGAAATGAGCCAGCCAATGAGAA GTGTGATGTGTATAGTTTTGGTGTGATCTTGTGGGAGTTGATCACTGCAAGAATTCCCTGGAAAGGTTTGAACCCAATGCAGGTTGTTGGAGCTGTTGGATTCCAAAACAAACGGCTTGAAATTCCAGAAGATGTCAATCCAGCAGTAGCACAGATTATACGTGATTGCTGGCAAAC GGAGCCACACTTGCGGCCATCTTTCTCGCAGCTGATGTCTCGTCTTTACCGTCTTCAACATATGGTTGTCCCACAAACGAGTTCAACACATTAA
- the LOC137816629 gene encoding protein CHUP1, chloroplastic-like — MREEKENPSENRSKASKFSDQNQPPKPQNTKGTNPNNNSSKTRLWGAHIVKGFSADKKAKPFANKKQTLTSSTTTSESVVVANQKNNSSNPFVPSHSRVKRSLIGDLSCSINPAQVHPHAFPTHRRQSSTDLFTELDHMRGLLQESKERECKLNAELAECRKRVSEVDEVVKRVGLLEQDKATLTEQLAALTCEEVKGEVEQHKEVKVQNLELEVVELRRLNKELQMQKRNLTCRLSSLEAQSACPNKSSESDVVAKIKAEASLLRVTNEDLCKQVEGLQISRLNEVEELAYLRWVNSCLRNELKNTCSALDSDKPSSPHTVVSSSGDCVSSFSDQANRYLNCGSVNRFNMMKKPKKWPITSQVECQGSLIEKNWIESDVAGGSPRRRHSISGSNYSEEDVVLSKRRQSDCFVCSKEMEKESVSLSVQQPGLEIVQRPQYFGNCQEANKLLVSSDVEKRALRIPNPPPRPSCSISSKIKQESSAQVLPPPPPPPPPPPMNFASRSNTATVKRAPQVVELYHSLMKRDSRKDSSNGGLSDAPDVADVRSSMIGEIENRSSHLLAIKADIETQGEFVNSLIREVKNAVYQNIEDVVAFVKWLDDELCFLVDERAVLKHFDWPEKKADTLREAAFGYQDLKKLESEVYSYKDDPRLPCDIALKKMVALSEKMERTVHNLLRTRESLMRHCKDFQIPIEWMLDNGTIGKIKLSSVKLAKKYMKRVAMELQVKSALEKDPAMDYMLLQGVRFAFRIHQFAGGFDAETMHAFEELRNLASLLNKT; from the exons ATGAGGGAGGAAAAAGAAAACCCTTCAGAGAACAGGTCCAAAGCTTCAAAATTTTCTGATCAAAACCAACCCCCAAAGCCTCAAAACACCAAGGGAACCAACCCCAACAACAACAGCTCCAAAACCAGGTTGTGGGGTGCTCACATTGTGAAGGGCTTCTCTGCTGACAAAAAAGCAAAGCCCTTTGCCAATAAAAAACAAACGCTAACTTCTTCAACAACAACCTCGGAGAGTGTTGTTGTTGCTAACCAGAAGAACAACAGCAGCAACCCTTTTGTACCTTCTCATTCCAGAGTGAAGAGGTCTCTCATAGGTGACTTGTCATGTTCAATCAACCCTGCTCAGGTTCATCCGCATGCATTCCCAACTCATAGGAGACAATCTTCCACTGATTTGTTCACTGAGTTGGATCACATGAGGGGGTTGTTGCAAGAGTCTAAGGAGAGGGAGTGCAAGCTGAATGCTGAGCTGGCAGAGTGTAGGAAGAGGGTGAGTGAGGTGGATGAGGTTGTGAAGAGGGTTGGGTTGTTGGAACAAGACAAGGCCACTCTCACTGAGCAATTGGCTGCACTGACTTGCGAGGAAGTGAAAGGGGAAGTAGAGCAGCACAAGGAAGTGAAGGTGCAGAATCTTGAGCTGGAAGTTGTGGAGTTGAGGAGGCTGAATAAGGAGCTGCAGATGCAGAAGCGGAACCTCACTTGCAGGCTTTCTTCTCTTGAGGCTCAGTCTGCATGTCCTAACAAATCTTCCGAG AGTGATGTTGTTGCCAAAATTAAAGCCGAGGCATCATTGCTGAGGGTCACGAATGAAGACCTGTGCAAACAAGTGGAAGGTTTGCAGATAAGCAGATTGAATGAGGTTGAAGAGCTTGCCTACTTGAGGTGGGTGAATTCTTGTTTAAGAAATGAGTTGAAGAACACATGCTCAGCACTGGATTCTGATAAGCCATCTAGCCCTCACACAGTTGTGAGCAGTAGTGGAGATTGTGTAAGTTCTTTCTCTGATCAAGCCAATAGGTACTTAAACTGTGGCAGTGTAAATAGGTTCAACATGATGAAGAAGCCAAAAAAGTGGCCCATAACATCACAAGTAGAGTGCCAAGGCAGTCTCATTGAGAAAAATTGGATTGAATCAGATGTTGCAGGGGGAAGCCCCAGAAGAAGACACTCTATCAGTGGATCAAACTACTCAGAGGAAGATGTTGTTTTGAGTAAGAGAAGACAGTCTGATTGTTTTGTATGTTCAAAGGAAATGGAAAAGGAATCAGTGTCATTGTCTGTTCAACAACCTGGTTTGGAGATTGTCCAAAGACCACAATATTTTGGCAATTGCCAAGAAGCTAACAAGCTTTTGGTTTCTTCAGATGTTGAGAAGAGGGCCCTACGCATTCCTAATCCTCCTCCAAGGCCTTCATGTTCTATTTCCAGCAAAATAAAACAAGAAAGTTCAGCTCAAGTTCTACCTCCCCCACCTCCACCTCCTCCCCCACCTCCTATGAATTTTGCATCAAGAAGTAACACGGCAACGGTGAAACGTGCCCCACAAGTGGTGGAATTGTACCACTCACTTATGAAGAGAGACTCTAGAAAGGATTCTTCAAATGGAGGACTCTCTGATGCACCGGATGTTGCTGATGTTCGTAGCAGCATGATTGGAGAAATTGAAAACCGTTCTTCACACTTGCTTGCT ATAAAGGCAGATATCGAGACTCAGGGAGAATTTGTGAATTCATTGATTAGAGAGGTGAAGAATGCAGTTTATCAGAACATAGAAGATGTAGTGGCATTTGTGAAGTGGCTAGATGATGAACTGTGTTTCCTT GTGGATGAGAGGGCAGTCCTTAAGCATTTTGATTGGCCAGAGAAGAAAGCCGACACATTAAGAGAAGCAGCATTTGGGTATCAGGATTTGAAGAAATTAGAATCTGAAGTTTACTCCTACAAGGATGATCCTCGTCTACCTTGTGATATTGCCCTAAAGAAAATGGTTGCATTGTCTGAAAA GATGGAGCGTACAGTTCATAACCTTCTTCGCACCAGAGAGTCACTAATGCGTCACTGCAAGGACTTTCAAATTCCCATAGAATGGATGCTGGACAATGGAACTATTGGCAAG ATAAAGCTAAGCTCAGTTAAATTGGCTAAAAAGTATATGAAAAGGGTAGCTATGGAACTCCAAGTAAAGTCAGCATTAGAAAAAGACCCTGCAATGGATTACATGCTTCTCCAAGGAGTGAGATTTGCTTTTAGAATCCATCAG TTTGCTGGAGGATTTGATGCAGAAACAATGCATGCATTTGAGGAGCTTCGCAATCTGGCTTCTCTTCTCAACAAAACATAA
- the LOC137816628 gene encoding uncharacterized protein ycf36 isoform X2 — MAMAGTPTRISPLPLRRRRGTVFPIPLFGIPFTSTATSTTPSLLSFASTSNSSNNNNAPQTNCPVPLEQQPINEYHSLSTSFPFSWAALDAVEYASRLFVTGTSFALLVGLPVAWFGSAGAQAEPVKRLLCAASSGLFAVTLAVVRMYLGWAYVGNRLLSATVEYEETGWYDGQIWVKTAEVLARDRLLGSFSPVLSRLKITLVSLATSLLVCALILINIDGDQNLISKEPRVRVVPGVYSDNSARLFEPDAFRDEPELQ, encoded by the exons ATGGCAATGGCAGGAACACCCACTCGCATATCACCATTGCcattaagaagaagaagaggcaCAGTTTTCCCAATTCCACTGTTTGGTATTCCCTTCACAAGCACAGCCACAAGCACAACCCCTTCACTCTTATCCTTCGCTTCCACCAGCAAcagcagcaacaacaacaacGCTCCCCAAACAAATTGTCCCGTTCCACTGGAGCAGCAGCCCATCAACGAGTACCACTCCCTCTCCACCTCCTTCCCCTTTTCCTGGGCCGCCCTCGACGCCGTCGAGTACGCCTCCCGCCTCTTCGTCACGGGAACCTCCTTCGCTCTCCTCGTCGGCCTCCCCGTCGCCTGGTTCGGCTCCGCCGGGGCCCAGGCCGAGCCCGTCAAGCGCCTCCTCTGCGCCGCCTCCAGTGGCCTCTTCGCGGTCACGCTCGCTGTCGTCAGGATGTATCTGGGCTGGGCTTACGTCGGGAATCGATTGCTCAGCGCCACCGTTGAAT ATGAGGAAACAGGGTGGTATGATGGTCAG ATATGGGTGAAGACTGCTGAAGTTTTGGCCCGTGATAGACTCCTGGGATCATTTTCT CCTGTACTGAGCAGATTGAAAATTACTCTTGTGAGTCTGGCAACTTCTTTACTTGTATGTGCTCTTATCCTTATTAACATTGACGGGGACCAAAATCTGATATCAAAAGAACCAAGAGTTCGAGTTGTACCTGGAGTTTACAGTGATAATTCTGCAAGATTATTTGAACCAGATGCTTTTCGTGATGAACCTGAACTTCAGTAA
- the LOC137816627 gene encoding uncharacterized protein isoform X1, giving the protein MDYSAWAKKDLLKETSFYISSERIRDLRKSCDLSKTNENLIKVVPCEPDEPVCNDESHDPSGPFCFFYDTVFKKLYLRLPLTNFEKELLTELNVSPAQLHPNSWAYIRAFAALCSQFEILPTLNIFFYFFEFKNSTKQLWSSLNSCGGRNLLSLFRSSYKNFKGRFVKVRPSSNSSTLLEGFPLYWARQPRFQKPRQLGKLDPMERGVCEFLENLQTVFDTSTILKWEYNPDLLKSYIDKMLVSFSKTELTNRVKRMRASKAVLVANPAAPGGVQVQSDQDERTVSAGSFKWKRFEGPIPAQHSTSDVQAPDVVIIEAGQPSTADCVKGKASFWDADFNMSRHNLSQYLLEEDISRLKGLSVSLLYNTAESLLGEVTALVCMANVRAKEEAVVEEKKTRQLADLQKEIDRLQTEAAEVDRLRADFQRLDQFKSGLEVQIDQLKKENEDKQQKISQHETKIELLKDDVTNTFIVGFEAALEQVAAVHPSVDLSLMDPCKTVVEGKLVGDA; this is encoded by the exons ATGGATTATTCTGCTTGGGCAAAAAAGGATTTGCTCAAGGAAACTTCTTTTTACATTTCTAGTGAGAGGATTCGTGACCTCCGAAAGTCATGCGATTTGAGCAAAACTAATGAGAATTTGATCAAAGTCGTTCCGTGTGAGCCAGATGAACCCGTTTGTAATGACGAATCGCACGACCCTTCTGGTccattttgttttttctatgaTACTGTCTTTAAAAAATTGTATCTTCGTCTTCCTTTGACCAATTTTGAGAAGGAACTTTTAACCGAGTTGAACGTCTCTCCGGCCCAACTGCATCCGAACAGTTGGGCTTACATTCGTGCTTTTGCTGCCCTTTGTTCTCAATTCGAAATATTGCCGACGTTGAAcatctttttctatttcttcGAGTTCAAGAATTCTACCAAACAGTTGTGGTCTTCCCTCAACAGTTGTGGGGGAAGAAATCTGCTTTCGCTTTTCCGATCCtcatataaaaattttaaaggaCGCTTTGTCAAGGTCCGCCCTTCGTCTAACAGTTCAACTCTCCTAGAAGGGTTTCCTTTGTATTGGGCTCGTCAACCTCGCTTTCAAAAGCCTCGCCAGCTTGGCAAACTTGATCCGATGGAGCGAGGTGTCTGTGAGTTTTTGGAAAATCTTCAAACTGTTTTCGACACTTCCACCATCTTGAAGTGGGAATACAACCCCGATCTGCTAAAATCTTATATTG ATAAAATGTTGGTTTCCTTTAGTAAAACCGAGCTAACCAATAGGGTGAAGAGGATGCGGGCTTCGAAAGCCGTATTGGTAGCCAACCCTGCTGCTCCGGGCGGAGTTCAAGTACAATCCGACCAGGATGAACGTACGGTGTCGGCGGGGAGCTTCAAGTGGAAAAGATTCGAGGGCCCGATCCCTGCTCAACACTCAACTTCCGACGTCCAGGCCCCTGATGTGGTGATAATAGAAGCCGGCCAGCCGAGTACGGCCGACTGTGTCAAAGGTAAAGCTAGCTTCTGGGATGCCGATTTTAATATGTCAAGGCATAATCTATCCCAGTATTTATTAGAGGAAGACATCTCGAGGCTGAAGGGTTTGAGTGTGAGCCTACTCTACAATACTGCCGAGAGTTTGCTCGGCGAAGTTACTGCCCTAGTGTGTATGGCAAATGTGAGAGCAAAAGAGGAAGCGGTGGTGGAGGAAAAGAAGACTCGGCAGTTGGCCGATCTGCAAAAAGAGATTGATAGGCTGCAGACGGAAGCTGCTGAAGTGGATCGCCTTCGTGCTGACTTCCAACGACTTGACCAATTTAAGTCTGGACTTGAAGTCCAGATTGACCAACTGAAGAAAGAGAATGAAGACAAACAACAAAAAATCAGCCAGCACGAGACCAAAATTGAGCTGCTGAAGGATGATGTGACGAACACATTCATAGTTGGGTTTGAAGCAGCTTTGGAACAAGTCGCCGCTGTACACCCTAGTGTGGACTTATCTTTAATGGACCCTTGCAAAACTGTGGTTGAAGGGAAGTTAGTCGGCGATGCTTGA
- the LOC137816635 gene encoding uncharacterized protein — protein sequence MKTISGHCGSVKDVSLSKAAKILSKFVSADNGASHIITAYLHRASDSFSELNQIHKEFESSHSHKKHKKHRTETGTDSERVVENFVGSVDINQKLSLGLVKSVELRRQQSGNGNADLDDEKLNQTIVKCNQELNGSVEYGTENVGGSEMHKKKKRKKLEVGHNTRNVV from the coding sequence atgaagacaATTTCTGGGCATTGTGGTTCGGTGAAAGATGTATCACTATCCAAAGCAGCGAAAATTCTCTCCAAGTTTGTCTCTGCTGATAATGGTGCTTCACATATCATCACTGCATATCTCCATCGGGCCTCTGATTCTTTCAGCGAGCTCAACCAGATTCACAAGGAGTTTGAGTCCTCACACTCTCATAAGAAGCACAAAAAGCACAGAACTGAGACTGGTACTGACAGTGAGAGGGTAGTGGAAAATTTTGTTGGGAGTGTTGATATCAACCAGAAGCTCAGCCTTGGACTTGTGAAATCTGTTGAGTTGAGAAGGCAGCAGAGTGGCAATGGGAATGCTGATCTAGATGATGAAAAACTAAATCAGACAATTGTTAAATGTAATCAAGAACTTAATGGTAGTGTTGAGTATGGGACAGAAAATGTGGGTGGGAGTGAGATgcataagaagaagaaaaggaagaagctGGAAGTTgggcacaacaccagaaatgtTGTTTGA
- the LOC137816634 gene encoding uncharacterized protein — MKTISGHCASVKDVSLSKAAKIFSKFVTADNGASHIISAYLRRASDSFSELNQFHKELESSHSHKKHKRHRTETDTDSGRVVENSIGSVDIKQELSLGRVKSVELRSQQSDNANADLDDEKLNQTIFKCNQELNGTVGHGTENVVGSEMHKKKKRKKLEVGSQQNGDNTVNFGEVKDDGKLPNGAQVEIESGREQGNEGDSYNPEMEEGREQKSAKKKHKASYKDEVENGKRIEQQKEIEKKLSIGIDSENGELGVSPDSQIKKKKKYEKGRENTLYAEEGKLEQSKNRKSDDVEDTPTGGLTKKKMKRKHSGDVKSQLF, encoded by the coding sequence atgaagacaATTTCTGGGCATTGTGCTTCGGTGAAAGATGTATCACTATCCAAAGCGGCGAAAATTTTCTCAAAGTTTGTCACTGCTGATAATGGTGCTTCACATATCATCAGTGCATATCTCCGTCGGGCCTCTGATTCTTTCAGCGAGCTCAACCAGTTTCACAAGGAGCTCGAGTCGTCACACTCTCATAAGAAGCACAAAAGGCACAGAACTGAGACTGACACTGACAGTGGGAGGGTAGTGGAAAATTCTATTGGGAGTGTTGATATTAAGCAGGAACTCAGCCTTGGACGTGTGAAATCTGTTGAGTTGAGAAGCCAGCAGAGTGACAATGCGAATGCTGATCTAGatgatgaaaaattaaatcagaCAATTTTTAAATGTAATCAAGAACTTAATGGTACTGTTGGGCATGGGACAGAAAATGTGGTTGGGAGTGAGATgcataagaagaagaaaaggaagaagctGGAAGTTGGGTCCCAGCAAAACGGAGATAACACTGTTAACTTTGGAGAGGTGAAAGATGATGGGAAGCTGCCTAATGGGGCACAAGTTGAAATTGAGTCAGGCAGAGAACAGGGCAATGAAGGTGATTCATATAACCCAGAGATGGAAGAGGGAAGGGAACAGAAAAGTGCAAAGAAGAAGCACAAGGCAAGTTATAAGGATGAGGTTGAGAATGGAAAAAGAATAGAGCAACAGaaagagatagaaaaaaaaCTATCCATTGGTATAGATAGTGAAAATGGAGAGCTTGGTGTTTCCCCGGACTcacaaatcaagaagaaaaagaaatatgaGAAAGGAAGGGAGAATACATTATATGCTGAAGAGGGAAAGTTGGAACAGAGCAAGAATAGGAAAAGTGATGATGTGGAAGATACACCAACTGGGGGTTTGactaagaagaaaatgaaaaggaaacaCAGTGGTGATGTTAAAAGTCAGTTGTTTTAA
- the LOC137816627 gene encoding uncharacterized protein isoform X2, with protein sequence MERGVCEFLENLQTVFDTSTILKWEYNPDLLKSYIDKMLVSFSKTELTNRVKRMRASKAVLVANPAAPGGVQVQSDQDERTVSAGSFKWKRFEGPIPAQHSTSDVQAPDVVIIEAGQPSTADCVKGKASFWDADFNMSRHNLSQYLLEEDISRLKGLSVSLLYNTAESLLGEVTALVCMANVRAKEEAVVEEKKTRQLADLQKEIDRLQTEAAEVDRLRADFQRLDQFKSGLEVQIDQLKKENEDKQQKISQHETKIELLKDDVTNTFIVGFEAALEQVAAVHPSVDLSLMDPCKTVVEGKLVGDA encoded by the exons ATGGAGCGAGGTGTCTGTGAGTTTTTGGAAAATCTTCAAACTGTTTTCGACACTTCCACCATCTTGAAGTGGGAATACAACCCCGATCTGCTAAAATCTTATATTG ATAAAATGTTGGTTTCCTTTAGTAAAACCGAGCTAACCAATAGGGTGAAGAGGATGCGGGCTTCGAAAGCCGTATTGGTAGCCAACCCTGCTGCTCCGGGCGGAGTTCAAGTACAATCCGACCAGGATGAACGTACGGTGTCGGCGGGGAGCTTCAAGTGGAAAAGATTCGAGGGCCCGATCCCTGCTCAACACTCAACTTCCGACGTCCAGGCCCCTGATGTGGTGATAATAGAAGCCGGCCAGCCGAGTACGGCCGACTGTGTCAAAGGTAAAGCTAGCTTCTGGGATGCCGATTTTAATATGTCAAGGCATAATCTATCCCAGTATTTATTAGAGGAAGACATCTCGAGGCTGAAGGGTTTGAGTGTGAGCCTACTCTACAATACTGCCGAGAGTTTGCTCGGCGAAGTTACTGCCCTAGTGTGTATGGCAAATGTGAGAGCAAAAGAGGAAGCGGTGGTGGAGGAAAAGAAGACTCGGCAGTTGGCCGATCTGCAAAAAGAGATTGATAGGCTGCAGACGGAAGCTGCTGAAGTGGATCGCCTTCGTGCTGACTTCCAACGACTTGACCAATTTAAGTCTGGACTTGAAGTCCAGATTGACCAACTGAAGAAAGAGAATGAAGACAAACAACAAAAAATCAGCCAGCACGAGACCAAAATTGAGCTGCTGAAGGATGATGTGACGAACACATTCATAGTTGGGTTTGAAGCAGCTTTGGAACAAGTCGCCGCTGTACACCCTAGTGTGGACTTATCTTTAATGGACCCTTGCAAAACTGTGGTTGAAGGGAAGTTAGTCGGCGATGCTTGA
- the LOC137816628 gene encoding uncharacterized protein ycf36 isoform X1, which yields MAMAGTPTRISPLPLRRRRGTVFPIPLFGIPFTSTATSTTPSLLSFASTSNSSNNNNAPQTNCPVPLEQQPINEYHSLSTSFPFSWAALDAVEYASRLFVTGTSFALLVGLPVAWFGSAGAQAEPVKRLLCAASSGLFAVTLAVVRMYLGWAYVGNRLLSATVEYEETGWYDGQIWVKTAEVLARDRLLGSFSVKPVLSRLKITLVSLATSLLVCALILINIDGDQNLISKEPRVRVVPGVYSDNSARLFEPDAFRDEPELQ from the exons ATGGCAATGGCAGGAACACCCACTCGCATATCACCATTGCcattaagaagaagaagaggcaCAGTTTTCCCAATTCCACTGTTTGGTATTCCCTTCACAAGCACAGCCACAAGCACAACCCCTTCACTCTTATCCTTCGCTTCCACCAGCAAcagcagcaacaacaacaacGCTCCCCAAACAAATTGTCCCGTTCCACTGGAGCAGCAGCCCATCAACGAGTACCACTCCCTCTCCACCTCCTTCCCCTTTTCCTGGGCCGCCCTCGACGCCGTCGAGTACGCCTCCCGCCTCTTCGTCACGGGAACCTCCTTCGCTCTCCTCGTCGGCCTCCCCGTCGCCTGGTTCGGCTCCGCCGGGGCCCAGGCCGAGCCCGTCAAGCGCCTCCTCTGCGCCGCCTCCAGTGGCCTCTTCGCGGTCACGCTCGCTGTCGTCAGGATGTATCTGGGCTGGGCTTACGTCGGGAATCGATTGCTCAGCGCCACCGTTGAAT ATGAGGAAACAGGGTGGTATGATGGTCAG ATATGGGTGAAGACTGCTGAAGTTTTGGCCCGTGATAGACTCCTGGGATCATTTTCT gTGAAGCCTGTACTGAGCAGATTGAAAATTACTCTTGTGAGTCTGGCAACTTCTTTACTTGTATGTGCTCTTATCCTTATTAACATTGACGGGGACCAAAATCTGATATCAAAAGAACCAAGAGTTCGAGTTGTACCTGGAGTTTACAGTGATAATTCTGCAAGATTATTTGAACCAGATGCTTTTCGTGATGAACCTGAACTTCAGTAA